cccgtgttataacgactgtcgtttaccaGCCGCTCGAGGCtagagtaagttacattacattcattcatttattcagcAAGTAACAGCAAGGTGCCTTTACCAGCTGATTCTTTCATGCCTATAATAGTAAGCATTGATGCATATTTTCCGTctatattattgttaaaattccACTCACACAAAACTTAAGTCTGAATTATAGTTCCGGTGCTTGTTGCAAAAACTATCAGTTGTCAACCTTTATTTGTTTCCATACGGTTCTGATCACAATAACATAAATACCTGCGAGAACTACATGTTAAATATAGAACTTATACATATTCGAAATTTCTTCAAtggaataaatgtttttaacgcTTCTGTCGTTTAAATTAAGCGTGAAGAGAAATATGACACTTTAAACCTGTTCATTCTACTACTCCTCCGGCAATCTGCACATGCGCACCGACAGCGTGTTCATTGGTGCGCAGGTTGCCAATACAATCGTGTTTTTGTCACTCAGTATCTTTGGACAGCGTCGGTTGAGGTTTCGTGTTTTTGCCACAATATGCGGGCAGTGGGCATTATTTTTTCCAACCTTTACGTGGATTTTGATTACAATTACATAAATAACTGGAAGAACTTCATAGAGTagattattaaataaaacttacttattTGAAACGTGTTCAAtggaataaatgtttttaactctTCTGTGGTTCAAATTAAGCCTGAGACAAAATATAACACTTTTAAGGTGGCTGcatgtacacagtatccggcatgcgaagtcgtatgcaaacccattaacgagttccgcatgcggcagcgaaatccggacaaaacagacgaaacggacgaattccggatactgtgtacagccactttTGAACGTTTTTGTTTTCTCCCACTTCTTTAGGCGATCTGCGCGTGCGCACAGAGAGCGTGTCCATTGGTGCGCAACTCGCCATTACAATCCTGTTTTTGTCACGTAGTTTCTTTTATTAGCGTCTGTTGAAGTTTTATATAAAGCCAGGAAATGTGGTCAAATCATTAATCAGTAGCATAGCGTTATAAGCACATGTCGGGATCGCGAAAACAGCAATTTTAGCGGTTTACTATTACACTGCAGGGCGTAAACCAAATTTAGAAGTTAATCAAATTTTTCAGATAGAATAAGTTCTGCCacgtttttgtgtttaattttaatgccTAAAAGTGAAAATGATGATCAAACTAGTTACGATtcttgttttagtttgttctTGTTACGGCCAAAGTTATCCAGCGgtgagtttattttaaaatttctctCAACAATACTGAAACGCCTTTCCGCTAATTACTtgtatagtaggtgggggaagacgggacaccttaagcatataaaatctaaatgttctgatcatgttttaaacaatgaacaacggtctatgagactCGCGAGGATACGcttttctaattctttgaaaaacggtgtcccatcttaccccacactactctatatataaaactataggTTGTGCctaaaatagaatgtataCAAGGATAATTTGTCAGCTATATCCGGGGACGTCGACTATAATAGTACAAGTACACCCATATTACCCCGGGAAGGTTGTAATAACGTTGCCCCATGGCCTATATGTAGACCAACGGATTTTCCTGAATTTGCCTCGCCGCTATCCGCCAATTTAagcaattaaaacattattatttgtacaattaaatgtataaaagggtggggaagatgggaaacctttcaCTCAATTTTcccgttctatttggtagtaaacaaagaacaaccaaaagaattataaaaccgtatcacgacttctatacaccgttgttaattttttaaaacacgattaggatatttgggttttatgtgctaaaggtgacccatgttcccccaccctactataggctacataaacaaagaaaaacacaTTGGGTACATTTTGTCGTCATACAAAATCGAAGGAAATATTTAGTGTAATGTAATTTTACACCAAAACTGAAGAGTTGACACTTAAGTGTCTCTTGAAACTTTCgacaagttttatttagtttatattttaactgaaaatatttgaaaacagtttttatcGTCGAACATTCTATACGCGAAGCCGGCAATTACTATCTCATTATAGCTTAAAGTTACGTTTAACGAATCTATTAAGTTTAACGGATTAACGGCTCGTGTTATGCTTTGGGCGTTGAATCCGAGACATTGGAAGAATGTAAATTTTGTCTTTATCCAGTTTAATAGGTGATGGTTTTGTAACGGCCGTTATAACACACGCCTGGCTTTCACAGCTTCAGGCAGAGTCgaaatttatgttttcaaacaggcgttttagttgtttttaatttattaatttattttgcaccttttcatttaattttcttattccatttggtagtaagcaaaaaagaattatacaattcccacgacttctatagaccgttgttaattgttcaaaacacgatcaggatatttggatataatatgccaaatgtgtcccatcttaccccactctattaTACACTATATGTTACAGCATAACGACCAAGATAACATTGCAAAGCTGGCGTCCCGTGATGGGTGGTTATGGAACACAACCACAGATTGTTCCCCTGCTTGCAGAACAATCACTTGGGAAAAAACTGCTCAAGGCGGTAACGACGCTTTAAAATTTACGGTGTCTGGCCCTAATCTTGGATATGTGGCTGTAGCCATTTCTACTGATGAAGGAATGGTATGTTATATGGGCGTTTGCATGGGCAATATCGGAGTCGTGATGTGACTAGTTTTACATTACTTGTATAATGAAAATAGATTTTCTGTAGTTGCTACCATCCTGGTTAATGTTTGGATACCATTTACACTTGGTTGAATTACACGTCAGTAAAATATTAGGTTTGACTATTTTAACTTTGGCgtataaactttttgtatttatttctcaataaaaattaacagcctatatatttaatgtacTTTCCTCTTTAAACACAGGGTCCAGCAGACGACACTTATATTTGCACATCCGTCAGCTCAACTGTCGTTGTTCACTCCGGCTATTTGACCGCGGAAGTCCCGCCCGGCATTACAACAACGGtgaacttaaatatttttctccgTATGAGCATTTCTTTAACTGAGGTGAATTAACCTCTGGGAGTAAATTCATCGTgtttagagggtaaatgagctacaAATcgaaatccacatcagttgatgGGACAGAAAATTTGTGGCAATTGTAGTAttttaccagacattgaacaactcgttgTCTATAttgataagaaaataaaatattttgttacgcATTACTATGCCAtctatattgataaaaatctTTTCTTTAACTTTATCCAATCAGCTTTCTTCATctgatgtgacgtcatccatTACGAATGGTGTGATTACGTGTTCGTTCTATCGACCAATGAGCGTCACGAAATCCGTAGCCGGCAGTGACGTCACTTGGAACGTgaataatcaaaattttaacGTTCTATACGCGGAGGGGGCGATCTACGCCAATCGGAGCATCCATTATCATTCACTACGAAAACACACACATGGAGCATTCAATCTGCTGAAGCCTAAAGGTGACGCTTTTTTAGCACTATGCGATTAGATtagatacctttagcacataatatcaaaatccCTGactgttataacaattaacagcaacGATCTGTAGGAATCGTGAAGATATGCTATAGTTGCCACGGTTAATAGGTCTAGGCGTTGTACATTAATATTANNNNNNNNNNNNNNNNNNNNNNNNNNNNNNNNNNNNNNNNNNNNNNNNNNNNNNNNNNNNNNNNNNNNNNNNNNNNNNNNNNNNNNNNNNNNNNNNNNNNNNNNNNNNNNNNNNNNN
The DNA window shown above is from Ciona intestinalis chromosome 3, KH, whole genome shotgun sequence and carries:
- the LOC108951123 gene encoding putative ferric-chelate reductase 1 — protein: MMIKLVTILVLVCSCYGQSYPAHNDQDNIAKLASRDGWLWNTTTDCSPACRTITWEKTAQGGNDALKFTVSGPNLGYVAVAISTDEGMGPADDTYICTSVSSTVVVHSGYLTAEVPPGITTTLSSSDVTSSITNGVITCSFYRPMSVTKSVAGSDVTWNVNNQNFNVLYAEGAIYANRSIHYHSLRKHTHGAFNLLKPKGDAFLALCD